The following proteins are co-located in the Sporolactobacillus pectinivorans genome:
- a CDS encoding 3D domain-containing protein translates to MLLKKIGAAATTLAAVGMVIPMAAGFANADSTSTAANRESQHTYRMTVKSADDLVNEIENEKVNKYHVFIEAEVQHQKQEPVRNVQPADHLITATTVKEADGQGSSVHDSTMRKPLKVVTPELQKSKPVAVKPVKVSEAEEQPPRKSVSVKQTIPVEATRNHLTEASVKTNNTVQPKSIELDVKPQTVSAGKNAAASQPVTARDNPSTTEKQIQAAAPVSNHPSVQLANQAKQETGESSAMFTLTAYSLKGTTATGVNLTTNPNARVIAVDPSVIPLGSTVTIPGLGTYTAADTGSAIQGNRIDIHMSTEQAALNFGKRSMQVIVHY, encoded by the coding sequence ATGTTATTGAAAAAAATCGGTGCGGCTGCAACAACGCTGGCAGCAGTCGGAATGGTGATACCGATGGCAGCCGGATTTGCTAACGCGGATAGCACTTCGACGGCAGCAAACAGGGAAAGTCAGCATACATATCGGATGACCGTGAAAAGTGCTGATGATTTAGTGAATGAAATCGAAAATGAAAAAGTGAATAAATATCATGTGTTTATTGAAGCGGAAGTACAGCATCAGAAACAAGAGCCAGTTCGGAATGTTCAACCAGCGGATCATTTAATCACAGCAACAACGGTAAAAGAAGCAGATGGTCAGGGTTCGTCTGTTCATGATTCCACAATGAGAAAACCATTGAAAGTTGTAACACCTGAACTTCAAAAGTCTAAGCCTGTAGCTGTTAAGCCGGTTAAAGTTTCTGAGGCGGAGGAACAGCCGCCCCGGAAATCTGTCTCGGTAAAACAGACGATACCGGTCGAGGCAACTCGTAATCATTTGACAGAAGCGTCCGTCAAAACGAACAATACGGTTCAGCCAAAATCGATAGAACTTGATGTGAAACCTCAGACTGTTTCAGCTGGGAAGAACGCAGCGGCCAGTCAGCCGGTGACGGCTAGGGATAATCCATCAACAACGGAAAAGCAAATCCAGGCGGCCGCTCCCGTATCTAACCATCCGTCAGTCCAGCTAGCCAATCAGGCAAAACAGGAAACGGGCGAATCATCTGCAATGTTTACATTGACTGCTTATTCCCTTAAAGGAACAACAGCTACAGGTGTTAATTTAACGACAAATCCGAATGCACGGGTCATTGCGGTTGATCCGAGTGTGATTCCGCTTGGTTCGACGGTTACCATCCCGGGACTCGGAACGTATACTGCGGCTGACACCGGAAGCGCAATTCAGGGAAACCGGATTGATATTCATATGTCTACAGAACAGGCGGCATTGAATTTTGGCAAACGATCGATGCAGGTTATTGTTCATTACTAA
- a CDS encoding glycoside hydrolase family 68 protein codes for MNIRKKVKFTLAASLTTALLLGGATQTFAKDSTDYYNNYGISHLTRYDMSKIPAQENSSQFSIPTFDSSSIQNIPAAGGLDVWDSWPLQNADGTVANYHGYHIVFALAGDPSNGNDTHIYLFYQKAGDTSLDSWKNAGRVFTDSDKLVPGDPYLQYQTQEWSGSATLTDDGQVRLFYTDFSGAPQDGGTGDSNQVLTTSQVNLSQPDGNTLKVDGVSDHKSIFDGDGSLYQSMQQFHDEGMFSSGDNHTLRDPHFIEDNGHKYIVFESNTGTSDGYQGVDSLYNKAYYGGSEAFFQTEKNNLLQSPKEQLASLANGALGIIELNNDYTVKKVLPPLITSNTVTDEIERANVFKLKGKWYLFTDSRGAKMTINGIGANDIYMLGFWSNSLTGPYKPLNGSGIVLHQSLDPNDITWTYSHFAIPQANSDEAVVTSYMTNRGLYPDHHATFAPSFLLKIQGPKTSIVPNSILSQGQLTIGK; via the coding sequence TTGAACATCAGGAAGAAAGTTAAGTTTACGTTAGCAGCATCTCTTACAACAGCCTTGTTGCTGGGTGGTGCCACGCAGACATTTGCCAAAGACAGCACGGATTACTACAATAATTACGGTATTTCTCATCTCACTCGTTATGATATGTCGAAAATCCCCGCACAGGAAAACAGTTCTCAGTTCAGCATCCCGACTTTCGATTCGTCATCTATCCAAAACATCCCGGCAGCGGGGGGGCTGGATGTGTGGGACAGCTGGCCGCTACAAAATGCGGATGGCACTGTAGCCAATTATCACGGTTACCATATTGTCTTTGCTCTGGCGGGAGATCCGAGCAACGGTAATGATACGCATATTTATCTGTTCTATCAGAAAGCCGGCGATACGTCGCTCGATAGTTGGAAAAATGCCGGGAGGGTGTTTACGGATAGTGACAAGTTGGTACCCGGTGATCCATATCTGCAGTATCAGACGCAGGAATGGTCGGGTTCCGCTACTTTAACAGACGACGGGCAAGTTCGTTTGTTTTACACGGATTTCTCCGGAGCCCCGCAGGATGGAGGAACGGGTGACAGTAACCAGGTTTTGACAACATCCCAGGTTAATTTGTCCCAGCCTGATGGGAATACACTTAAAGTTGATGGTGTATCGGATCACAAGTCGATCTTCGACGGCGACGGATCTCTTTATCAGAGCATGCAGCAGTTCCATGATGAAGGCATGTTCAGTTCAGGCGATAATCACACACTGAGAGATCCTCACTTCATCGAAGACAATGGTCACAAATACATTGTTTTTGAAAGCAACACTGGAACTTCCGACGGCTATCAAGGCGTTGATTCTTTATATAATAAAGCTTATTATGGCGGCAGTGAGGCATTTTTCCAGACAGAAAAAAATAATCTGCTGCAAAGCCCAAAGGAACAGCTTGCTTCTTTAGCTAACGGTGCGTTAGGCATCATTGAATTGAACAATGACTATACAGTTAAAAAAGTGTTGCCGCCACTGATTACATCAAACACGGTAACCGATGAAATTGAACGCGCCAATGTATTTAAATTGAAGGGAAAATGGTACCTGTTCACCGACTCAAGAGGAGCTAAAATGACGATTAACGGGATAGGAGCCAATGACATCTATATGTTAGGGTTCTGGTCCAATTCTCTGACCGGACCGTACAAACCGTTAAATGGAAGCGGGATTGTGCTGCACCAGAGTCTTGATCCAAATGATATCACTTGGACATACTCGCACTTTGCTATCCCTCAGGCCAATAGTGATGAAGCAGTCGTCACCAGTTACATGACTAACAGAGGTCTCTATCCGGATCACCATGCGACCTTCGCGCCAAGCTTTTTGCTGAAAATTCAGGGACCGAAAACATCAATTGTACCGAATAGCATCCTTTCACAAGGGCAGCTGACTATCGGTAAGTAA
- a CDS encoding VOC family protein: MDDVKPVIDHVHVTVSDIERAEAFYDQLMPLFGFHLDDKETDAVPDSEYKIVEYHHRNFSFGIVSPRSVYKNEIVSRRKPRALHHLAFHVNSRDEVKGLYEQVKKIKAEIVQAPRLYPDVVDQRPGKDQDLHV, translated from the coding sequence GTGGACGACGTGAAGCCTGTTATCGATCATGTTCATGTTACTGTATCTGATATAGAAAGAGCAGAAGCATTTTATGATCAGTTGATGCCATTATTTGGATTTCACTTAGATGATAAAGAAACAGATGCAGTTCCGGATTCTGAATATAAAATCGTTGAATATCATCACAGAAATTTTTCGTTTGGCATTGTCAGCCCCCGATCTGTATATAAAAATGAAATCGTGAGCAGGAGGAAGCCTAGAGCACTTCATCACCTGGCGTTCCATGTGAATTCACGCGATGAGGTAAAAGGCCTATATGAACAGGTAAAAAAAATAAAGGCCGAAATTGTACAGGCACCGAGACTGTATCCGGACGTCGTTGACCAACGCCCAGGGAAAGATCAAGACCTACACGTATAA
- a CDS encoding RHS repeat domain-containing protein has translation MYRHRDCIRTSLTNAQGKIKTYTYNGNDQLLTTEFPVSGTTTMKTMNTYDDNGNLSKVIQNSRIVEQYTYDAVNQLTQATVQQNGQSVLGWTNTYDNAGQVTGRNNLIKNNEETR, from the coding sequence TTGTACAGGCACCGAGACTGTATCCGGACGTCGTTGACCAACGCCCAGGGAAAGATCAAGACCTACACGTATAATGGCAATGATCAGCTGCTGACGACGGAATTTCCGGTCAGCGGAACGACGACTATGAAAACGATGAACACGTATGATGACAACGGGAACTTGTCCAAGGTCATACAGAACTCCAGGATCGTGGAGCAGTACACGTATGATGCCGTCAATCAGCTGACTCAAGCGACCGTGCAGCAGAACGGTCAGAGTGTACTCGGCTGGACCAATACCTACGACAATGCCGGTCAGGTCACCGGACGGAATAATTTGATTAAAAACAATGAGGAAACGAGATAA
- a CDS encoding S66 peptidase family protein, which yields MVTKPPMLRPGDSVGIVTLGSPLYPEIINRGIQGLQNMGFQVVVGQHVYAQTGFLAGTDQQRASDLMAMFYNDSIKMIVSSRGGVGVAGILPYLDFDFIRSHPKIVSGYSDITILLNCLYQFADLIAFNSLLLFDFSSNTPSYNFDQFFTATSTTAAPRLIENPPGIPLVSRVPGNVTGPLVGGNLTSFIGTLGTQFEIDTTNTILFLEETHAPINTVYRYFNQLKMAGKFDDCSGILLGECTRCPTEYQTSYEDLITSFIVPLGKPLMTHITSAHGRYKAAMPIGATVNLDTTDNILTLLEPTVSAS from the coding sequence TTGGTGACTAAACCACCCATGCTTCGACCTGGAGATTCGGTCGGTATTGTAACGCTGGGGAGTCCATTATATCCGGAAATCATCAATCGGGGGATTCAAGGCCTTCAAAATATGGGTTTTCAGGTTGTTGTCGGACAACACGTTTATGCTCAAACCGGGTTTTTAGCGGGAACGGATCAACAGCGTGCATCAGATCTCATGGCGATGTTTTACAACGATAGTATCAAAATGATTGTTTCTTCCAGAGGCGGTGTTGGTGTCGCCGGAATTCTTCCGTATTTGGATTTTGATTTTATCCGCAGCCATCCAAAAATTGTCAGCGGATATAGCGATATTACTATTTTACTTAATTGCCTCTATCAATTTGCGGATCTGATTGCCTTCAATAGTTTATTGCTTTTCGATTTTTCATCCAATACGCCCAGCTATAATTTCGATCAGTTTTTTACAGCGACATCTACAACTGCAGCTCCGCGACTGATCGAAAATCCACCGGGTATCCCGCTTGTGAGCAGGGTTCCAGGCAATGTTACGGGACCTCTTGTGGGAGGAAATCTGACATCTTTTATTGGAACGCTTGGGACACAGTTTGAAATTGACACAACCAATACTATTTTGTTCCTTGAAGAAACCCACGCGCCGATCAATACGGTGTACCGCTATTTTAATCAGTTGAAAATGGCAGGAAAATTTGATGACTGCTCTGGAATACTTCTGGGGGAATGTACCCGATGTCCCACAGAATATCAGACGTCCTACGAAGATCTGATCACAAGCTTCATCGTTCCACTTGGGAAACCGCTGATGACGCATATCACCTCAGCACACGGACGCTATAAAGCTGCTATGCCTATTGGTGCAACCGTTAATCTGGATACAACGGACAATATACTGACTCTACTGGAGCCTACCGTAAGTGCTTCTTAG
- a CDS encoding sporulation protein Cse60, giving the protein MKSRLITKTNASEFEEAMNILLGKIDGNLVDIKFCESGNGEAQRYSALVVYK; this is encoded by the coding sequence ATGAAGTCCAGACTGATTACAAAAACCAATGCCAGTGAATTTGAAGAGGCTATGAACATCTTGTTAGGTAAAATTGACGGCAACCTTGTTGATATTAAATTTTGTGAATCAGGCAATGGTGAAGCACAACGCTATTCTGCTTTAGTCGTTTATAAATGA
- a CDS encoding DUF6944 family repetitive protein: protein MKSELLRISALSSVVLGKILVALGLTPSIRKSRKTQESLIFYGSLLQINGDSIVAEFHPKGSPYRFGTQLEALGYVIGTFAFIVFPDPFVRLKFLKFNNLDQVLGGTVILTDKNAWKENYLVVGNVAAVIGNFLLALGTTSRMRSPAPLSYIDPLETKGAWTTMASATIILLGELARASGLTFQSD, encoded by the coding sequence TTGAAGAGTGAATTATTAAGAATTAGTGCATTATCCTCTGTCGTTCTTGGAAAAATCCTGGTTGCCCTAGGGCTTACACCATCAATAAGAAAGTCGCGAAAGACTCAGGAATCTCTTATTTTCTATGGCAGTCTCCTCCAAATCAATGGAGATTCAATAGTTGCGGAATTTCACCCAAAGGGCAGCCCGTATAGATTTGGGACCCAACTGGAAGCTCTTGGATATGTTATAGGCACTTTTGCTTTCATCGTATTTCCGGATCCATTTGTAAGGTTAAAATTTTTGAAATTCAATAATCTGGATCAAGTATTAGGAGGTACCGTTATCCTCACTGATAAAAATGCATGGAAAGAAAATTATCTTGTTGTTGGGAATGTTGCTGCAGTGATCGGAAACTTTCTGCTGGCTTTGGGCACAACCAGCAGAATGAGAAGTCCGGCACCTTTATCTTACATCGATCCGCTTGAAACCAAAGGTGCATGGACAACAATGGCCAGTGCCACGATCATACTTCTTGGCGAGTTAGCAAGAGCTTCAGGTTTAACTTTTCAATCCGACTAA
- a CDS encoding type 1 glutamine amidotransferase gives MKTLKLYHLFEDKLNLYGDNGNVMVLKKRCEWRNIDLEIVKVNEITKTDDVDLNDADMVFLGGGSDREQSLCTFQLKMIKDNFKEIIEKGTPCLTICGGYQFLGKYYQDPDGNKLEGLDILDLYTIANPDRKKRMIGNILEESGKFGEIVGFENHSGETFHNYPVLGKVIKGFGNNRAEKKEGLLYKNLIGTYMHGPFLSKNPQIADYIIKKALEKKYFDSELSSLADKFENEAKKEVWSRFIFA, from the coding sequence ATGAAGACGTTAAAGCTCTATCATTTATTTGAAGATAAATTGAATTTATATGGTGACAATGGCAATGTAATGGTCTTAAAAAAGCGCTGTGAGTGGAGAAATATCGATCTGGAGATTGTCAAAGTTAATGAAATAACTAAAACAGATGACGTTGATCTGAATGATGCAGATATGGTATTTTTAGGCGGTGGGTCAGATAGAGAACAAAGTTTATGCACATTTCAGTTAAAAATGATTAAGGATAATTTTAAAGAAATAATTGAAAAGGGGACACCGTGTTTAACGATTTGTGGCGGGTATCAGTTTTTAGGGAAATATTATCAGGATCCTGATGGAAATAAACTGGAAGGTTTGGATATTTTGGATTTATATACGATAGCTAATCCAGACCGAAAAAAACGTATGATTGGGAACATACTGGAAGAGTCAGGAAAATTTGGTGAAATTGTAGGGTTTGAAAATCATTCCGGCGAAACTTTTCATAATTATCCGGTGCTCGGAAAAGTAATAAAGGGATTTGGAAATAATAGAGCCGAAAAAAAAGAAGGGCTATTATACAAAAACTTGATTGGGACTTATATGCACGGACCATTTCTGTCAAAGAACCCTCAAATAGCAGATTACATCATAAAGAAAGCATTAGAAAAGAAATATTTTGACAGTGAGTTGTCTTCTCTGGCTGATAAATTTGAAAATGAGGCAAAGAAAGAAGTTTGGAGCAGGTTTATCTTCGCATGA
- a CDS encoding NUDIX hydrolase, with amino-acid sequence MIHFYDLETIENQRLKYVVIASKMKEKWVFVKHRERKTWEIPGGKIEKGESTDAAARRELWEETGAQQFTLMPVCIYSVLKENDESFGQLFLSHIFVLGDLPASEIGEVKLFDCLPECLTYPAIQPLLFSRVQEKIGSNYYCETDEQHNSKKE; translated from the coding sequence ATGATTCATTTCTATGATTTAGAGACTATTGAAAACCAAAGATTGAAGTATGTGGTTATCGCGTCAAAAATGAAGGAAAAATGGGTGTTTGTGAAGCACCGTGAAAGGAAGACTTGGGAAATCCCCGGAGGGAAAATTGAAAAGGGGGAATCAACAGATGCTGCTGCGCGCAGAGAACTGTGGGAAGAAACAGGTGCTCAACAATTTACATTAATGCCTGTGTGTATTTATTCTGTGCTAAAGGAAAATGATGAATCCTTTGGTCAACTCTTTCTTTCACATATTTTTGTCTTGGGAGATTTACCTGCTTCAGAAATTGGGGAGGTTAAATTGTTTGATTGTTTGCCTGAGTGCTTAACCTATCCAGCCATTCAGCCCCTTCTTTTTTCGAGAGTGCAGGAAAAGATAGGGTCTAATTATTACTGTGAAACCGATGAGCAACACAATTCTAAAAAAGAATGA
- the eutC gene encoding ethanolamine ammonia-lyase subunit EutC has product MEKDKARTDTHDDETLDDLSKINIRKQFLVPHPQNRQSYLKIKSYTPARLGLWRCGPRYKTQSVLRFRADHAAAQDAVFSYVHPELIKEMHFIETETLCHSKDEYLTRPDLGRRLSKENTEKIRQSIANHPKIQIVVGDGLSSAAIEANIKEIIPSIKQGLKFYGLDCEKHIFVKYCRVGVMDQIGEITDADVVCLLIGERPGLATAKSMSAYIAYRPTMGMPEARRTVVSNIHSEGIPAVEAGAFICELLYKMLKYKKSGLDLKAVESETSETD; this is encoded by the coding sequence ATGGAAAAAGATAAAGCACGGACTGATACTCATGATGATGAAACTCTGGATGATCTCTCAAAAATCAATATCAGGAAACAGTTTCTTGTTCCTCACCCACAAAATCGTCAGAGTTATCTTAAAATTAAATCCTACACACCAGCGCGCCTGGGCCTATGGCGCTGCGGGCCAAGATATAAAACACAATCGGTCCTGAGATTCAGAGCGGACCATGCCGCTGCCCAGGATGCCGTCTTCTCTTATGTCCATCCGGAATTAATAAAGGAAATGCATTTTATTGAGACTGAAACATTGTGTCATTCTAAAGATGAATATCTCACTCGCCCTGATTTAGGCCGCAGATTATCAAAAGAAAATACAGAAAAGATTAGACAAAGCATCGCTAACCATCCAAAAATCCAAATCGTTGTTGGCGATGGATTAAGTTCCGCAGCCATTGAGGCAAATATCAAGGAAATCATCCCTTCAATAAAACAGGGCCTGAAATTTTACGGACTTGACTGTGAAAAACATATTTTCGTTAAGTATTGCCGTGTTGGCGTCATGGATCAAATTGGTGAAATTACTGATGCCGACGTTGTATGCTTGCTTATCGGCGAACGACCTGGGTTGGCAACTGCAAAATCAATGAGTGCTTATATTGCTTACAGGCCTACAATGGGCATGCCGGAAGCAAGAAGAACAGTTGTCTCAAATATTCATTCGGAAGGTATTCCGGCTGTTGAAGCAGGGGCATTTATTTGTGAACTGCTGTATAAAATGCTTAAATATAAAAAATCCGGACTTGATTTGAAAGCAGTAGAAAGCGAAACTTCTGAAACAGATTAA
- a CDS encoding ethanolamine ammonia-lyase subunit EutB, with protein sequence MILKTKLADRVYTFDSVKEVLAKANELKSGDQLAGIAAENAQERVAAKIVLAQLTLNDLYNHPAVPYDQDEVTRTIIDGINKRIFHSIKSWRVQDLREWLLNDATTNIDIQRISRGLTAEMVAAVCKLMTNMDLIFAAKKIHVEKTANTTIGRQRTFSSRLQPNHPTDDINGIMASVMEGLSMGIGDAVIGLNPVNDSADNVFNILNKFEEFRSKWEIPTQTSVLAHITTQMEAIRKGAPAGLVFQSIAGSEKGNTAFGINREMLAEARQLAVENGQAWGPNVMYFETGQGSELSAEAHFDTDQVTMEARCYGFARAFDPYIVNTVVGFIGPEYLYDAKQVIRAGLEDHFMGKLTGLSMGCDVCYTNHMKADQNDGENLTVLLAAAGCNYIMGVPHADDVMLNYQSTGYQETATIRELFGLHPIKEFEDWLEKIGVIENGHLTERAGDASIFLDQE encoded by the coding sequence ATGATATTAAAAACGAAACTCGCCGATCGGGTCTATACTTTTGACTCTGTAAAAGAAGTGCTGGCAAAAGCAAATGAATTGAAATCAGGTGATCAACTCGCTGGAATAGCTGCTGAAAACGCCCAGGAACGTGTCGCTGCCAAGATTGTGCTCGCGCAATTAACGCTGAACGATCTTTATAACCATCCTGCTGTTCCCTATGATCAGGATGAAGTCACCCGCACGATTATCGATGGTATTAATAAAAGAATTTTTCATTCTATCAAAAGTTGGAGGGTTCAGGATTTACGTGAATGGTTGCTGAATGATGCAACAACCAACATTGATATTCAACGTATTTCAAGAGGCTTAACTGCTGAAATGGTGGCAGCCGTTTGTAAATTGATGACGAATATGGATCTCATTTTTGCGGCAAAAAAGATTCATGTTGAGAAAACAGCTAATACAACTATTGGACGGCAAAGAACCTTTTCATCGCGCCTTCAGCCGAATCACCCTACAGACGATATCAATGGCATCATGGCTTCCGTAATGGAAGGCCTGAGTATGGGAATTGGCGATGCAGTGATCGGATTAAATCCCGTCAATGATTCGGCAGATAATGTGTTCAACATTTTAAATAAGTTTGAAGAATTCCGTTCCAAATGGGAGATTCCGACACAGACATCTGTACTGGCCCATATTACAACTCAAATGGAGGCCATTAGAAAAGGGGCACCGGCCGGATTGGTTTTCCAGTCAATTGCAGGCTCTGAAAAAGGAAATACGGCATTTGGCATTAATCGTGAGATGTTAGCCGAAGCACGTCAGTTAGCTGTAGAAAACGGACAGGCCTGGGGTCCGAATGTCATGTACTTTGAAACAGGCCAAGGTTCTGAATTGTCGGCTGAAGCTCATTTCGATACCGATCAAGTCACCATGGAAGCACGATGCTATGGTTTTGCCAGAGCGTTTGATCCCTACATTGTAAATACAGTGGTTGGTTTTATTGGCCCGGAATACTTATATGATGCGAAGCAAGTGATTCGTGCCGGATTAGAAGATCACTTCATGGGCAAATTAACCGGCCTTTCCATGGGATGCGATGTTTGCTATACCAATCATATGAAAGCAGATCAGAATGACGGCGAAAATCTTACCGTGTTGTTGGCGGCCGCTGGATGTAATTATATTATGGGCGTCCCGCATGCAGATGATGTGATGCTTAATTATCAATCTACAGGATACCAGGAGACGGCAACCATCCGAGAATTATTCGGCCTTCATCCCATTAAAGAATTTGAAGACTGGCTGGAAAAAATAGGCGTGATCGAAAATGGCCATTTAACGGAACGCGCCGGTGATGCATCTATATTCTTGGATCAGGAATAA
- a CDS encoding helix-turn-helix domain-containing protein — MDQLGFTLKKIRQSKKYTQKYVSSGKMSQSTYSKIESSKMTPTIDKFIHILERLDVTYSEVILYRNKYSIDEKEKIVHDFSHISTTIDSDKIVELELSCAQFLKATYDSVVQDIQLVCHSLLFVQSGNYEEARNSAEKVWDRLSKMDSWYSIELRLINNILYIFPSETQLSIGEIALKNLYRTSVNFKEHETLKIAFLLNMSLLLINQDKHKPALVYAEKALEESLKINRIDLISMSLERKGIIFVHTEEIERGLSLINKAIYINEAIGNNRFAEAIKEEVRQKTSVVNLNGLKYLDTLHLVGLKS, encoded by the coding sequence TTGGATCAACTGGGCTTTACTTTAAAAAAAATACGTCAATCAAAAAAATATACTCAGAAATATGTTTCCAGCGGTAAAATGTCACAATCCACTTATTCTAAAATTGAGTCTTCAAAGATGACACCGACTATTGACAAATTTATACATATATTGGAACGTTTAGATGTTACTTATAGCGAGGTAATATTATATAGAAATAAATATTCAATTGATGAGAAGGAAAAGATTGTTCATGATTTCTCACATATTTCAACAACGATTGATTCGGATAAGATCGTTGAACTCGAATTGAGCTGCGCACAATTTCTTAAAGCAACTTATGACAGTGTGGTTCAAGATATTCAATTAGTTTGTCATTCCCTTTTATTCGTACAAAGCGGTAATTACGAAGAAGCACGAAATTCTGCTGAAAAGGTATGGGACAGGCTCTCAAAAATGGATAGCTGGTATTCCATCGAACTTAGATTAATAAACAATATTCTTTATATTTTTCCATCAGAAACACAGTTGTCAATTGGGGAAATAGCGCTTAAAAATTTATATAGGACTTCAGTTAATTTTAAAGAACACGAGACACTTAAAATTGCTTTTTTATTGAATATGTCACTCTTATTGATCAACCAAGATAAGCATAAGCCTGCTTTAGTTTATGCTGAGAAAGCCTTGGAGGAAAGCCTGAAAATAAATAGAATTGATCTTATATCCATGTCTTTGGAAAGAAAAGGGATCATTTTCGTTCATACAGAAGAAATTGAACGGGGATTATCATTAATCAATAAAGCTATTTATATCAATGAAGCCATCGGTAATAATCGATTTGCTGAAGCGATTAAAGAAGAGGTGAGACAAAAGACTTCGGTTGTTAACCTGAACGGTTTAAAATATCTGGATACGCTGCACTTAGTCGGATTGAAAAGTTAA